The sequence TTTTGCAGTCTTATTAGAAAAAGTACTTGAGATTCCTGCAGATTATTGGTTGAGATTTCAAACTCAACATGATATTGATAAAGCACGAATCAAAGAAAAAAATGTACGCAAAATTGAATTAATTGAAATTTGGAATATTATTAAAGAATATGTACCTGTTAAATCTTTTAAAAAACTTGGTTATTTACATAGCTCTTCAGAAATAGAAACGAATATTAAAACCATAATGAAAATTTACGATACTCGTAATATTAAAGGTTTAATCAATGTTTTTGGGACCCGCAAAAAGTTATTGTTTTATCGTAAATCAAAAAAACTAAACCTTGATAAAGTTAATATGATAGGATGGAATATATTAGCTGAGTACGAAGCAAAACAAATTAATATTTCAAAATTTAAGAAAGAAAATCTTAATAATTTAAAAAAAGAACTACAAATAATTTTTTTTAAAAATCAGAATGTTAAAGTACGTACGAAAGAAAAACTGGCAGAATATGGAATAAAATTATTATATCTTCAAAAATTTGATAAAACACCAATAGATGGTTATTCTTTTTGGAGTGATAAAAATCCTGCGATTGCATTAACATTAAGGCATAAGAGAATTGACAACTTTGCATTTACAATTTTTCACGAAATAGGCCATATTGAATTGCACATAGAATCACAAAAAGAAAGAAAGTTTATTGACTTGTACGGTAGTAAAGTTGAGAATGAGTTAGAAAGTCAAGCAGACAAATATGCACAGGAAAGTCTTATATCCGAGGAACAATGGAATGATTTAGTAAATAATTATATTCCTCCAAATGACAACAAAATAAGAGATTTTGGAGAAAAACACAAAATTAATCCTGCAATTATTCTCGGTAGAATATGTTGGGAAAAGAACGATTATACAATAAGGTCAAATATCGACAAATCTGTGAATTAGCTAAACTAACAAGATTCAAAAAACAAAGAAACAAAAAAGTAAAATAATAAAACCTTTTGATATATTGAATTAATACATTTAAGAAACTGAAATACAATAAATTATCCCTCATTTGGAATAAATCTTCTGAAAATTAGCTCAAGAAAACTTTTAAAACTTTCTTTTTCCTGATCCCATTCAAAATTATTATTCAAGAACATAAGGGCTTCATCAAGATCGTTCATGTTGTTAATATTTTGCAAAGCATTGTTATACTTATCAATATCATCATTAAATAATTCTTTAACATACCATATCTTGTCATTTATACTGATGGCAGATTTTATGTTTGATATAGGTTTATCTTTCAGTTTAGTAGCAAGATCTTTTGCTTTTTGGGAATCAGCAAGTAATTCATTTATTGATGGTTCAATCTCTGCAAATTTATCTGCTATTATTGTTTTATTTTTAGATGTACTTACCTTTTTTTGAGTTTTTTCTTTTTTAATTTCCGGTTGTTCCTTGATTTTTTCTTTATCTTCGATTTTAATGCTTTCGGATTTTTTCTTTATTTTTTCCGGTTCAACAACAATTTCCTGTTGGTTATCAATATCCTTACCTTTTGTTCTGACTACAACAATTTTTGATTTTTTCTTTTCTTGTTTAATTTCTTTTTTAGATAATTTTTTTTCAGGAATAATTTTTTCTTCTATAATTATTTGTTCCTGTTTTTCAATTAATTTATTTTCGTCAACAAAATCAGTTGAAATTTCGATATGTTTTTCTTTGTCTGTATCACTCTCTAATTCAGATTCTTGTATTGGTTTTTCTGTTGTTTCAGAATTAATTTTTTCTAAAAATGTTAATTCTTCATAAAGATTTCTTAATTTAGATTTTACAATATCAATATCAATTTTAGGAATTTGATCTTGATTTAAAAAATTATTTATATAAGAATCAATTTTTTTGATTTCATTTTGAACATTTTTTATTAATGTTGTTTTATCCATAAGAACAAGATGTGTTATATTGATTAAATTATAAATAATAATTGGTATTAAAAGTAATATCATTTATAACCTGAAAATTATTCATAAATAAGTATTAATTTTAAACATGAAATAATAATAATAATTCGTGCAAAAAGCAGACAAGTTAATCCCGAGTACTCGGGAACAATTGACAGTAGGCAAATTCTTTTTGTCAACTGTTAACTGCTTACTGTCAACTGTTCATTGTCAATCCGTTCGCAATCGTATGCCGACTGCTTAATTGCATCAAATAATTCCAAAATTTATTAATTAATTAGAATAAATTTGTAAAACTAATTATTCTAACTATAAAACTACATAAAATATTATAATATGTTTCTTGAAAGCACACCAAAAGGAGCAAATCGACGAGGATGGATTGAAGTAATTGCCGGTTCAATGTTTTCCGGTAAAACCGAAGAACTAATAAGAAGGCTTAAAAGAGCTGAATTTGCAAAACAAAAAGTTGAAATATTTAAACCACAAATTGACACAAGATATTCAGAAGAAGAAGTTGTTTCGCATGATGAAAATACTATTCGCTCAACTCCTGTAACTAATTCAGGAAATATTTTATTACTTACCAGCGATATTGAAGTAGTTGGTATTGACGAAGCACAATTTTTTGATGTTAGACTGATTGAAGTATGTAACGAGTTGGCAAACAGGGGTATAAGGGTTATTGTGGCAGGACTTGATATGGATTTTAAAGGACAACCATTTGGCCCAATTCCCGGACTTTTTGCTACAGCTGAATATATTACAAAAGTTCATGCTATTTGTGTAAAATGTGGTGACCTTGCACAGTTTTCACATCGCCTTACAGATACTGATAAATTAGTATTACTTGGCGAAAAAGATATTTATGAACCTTTATGCCGAGGCTGTTATATTGATGCTACTAAAAAATAATGGCAATTTATTAATGAAAATTTTGCTAAATAGATTTATTTAAACCCAAATTGAGCGATACTTCACTTTGTTCTTATCGCTAAACTTAGGTTAAATTAAAGCTTATTTGATATTTAGGTTACCATGAAAAAACAAATTGCTAAATATTTTTTTTCTTATGTCTTTATTCTTATGTTCTGCTGCTCTTATGCCAATACTCAGACAATTATCGACAGTCTTGAAAATATATTGAAATTTGCTACAAAAAATGAAAAAACAGAAATTCTAAATAAGCTTTCATTCGAATATTCTTCTATATCATTCAAAAAATCTTTTGATTATGGAAATGAAGCATTAGAACTTGCAAAAAAAACAGGGAATAAATTAGAACATGGAAATGCATTGTATAATCTCGGTGATGCTTATTATTATCAAAGTAATTATAATAAGGCTTTAAAATATTATCAAAAATCTTTATTAATATTTCAGGAAACAGATAATAAGGAGAAAATTGCTATTTTACTTAATAGTATTGGACTCATTAATTTTTATTTAGGAAAATATGACGAAGCAATAAAATATTTTAATAAATCATTAAAAATAAATGAAGAAATTAATAATAAACAAGGAATAGCAATGTGTCTGCAAAATATTGCAATGGTTTATGTGGATTGGAAAAACTATGAAAAAGCATTAGAATATTATAAAGAAGCATTAGAAATAAATTATGAATTAGATAAAAAGAGCAGAATAGCTGCTTTGCTTCAAAATATTGGAATTATTTATACAAAATATGATAATTATGATAAAACAATAGAATATTATCAAAAATCGTATGAAATATTCGAGAAAATAGACGATAAACAAGGAATTGCTTGTGTATTAAATAATATTGGAGAAGTTTATAAAGCATGGAATAAAAATGAAATAGCCCTGAATTACTTTCAAAAATCTTTAGCTTTATTTGAAGAATTAGGTTTTAAATATGGGATAACTGCAAATTTTTATAATATTGGGGAAATTTATCTTGGTTGCAGAAAATATAAACTGGCTCTTGAATATTTTGATAAAAGCCTTAATACTGCAAAATCAATTCATTTAAAAGAATATATTTTTGATAATTATAATATTTTCTCAGAAACTTATTTTGCAATGGGAAACTACAAAAAAGCATTAGAATACTATAAAAAATATACTACTTTGAAAGATTCAGTTTTTTCAGAAGAAACACATAAACAAATAATTGAAATTCAAACCAAATACGAAACCGATAAAAAGAAAAAAGAAATAGAAATACTTAACAAGGAAAAAGAACTGCACAAAGTAAAAATTGCCCGACAAAATATTATTATATATGCAGTAATTGCCGGATTGTTTTTACTATCAATATTAGCATTACTGATTTATAACAGATACAGATACAAACAAAAAGCTAATAAATTATTAACGAGACAAAATAATGAAATTAAATCGCAGAGAGATAAAATAGCAGTACAACAAAAAAATATAACTGATAGTATTCAATATGCAAGTAGAATTCAAAATGCTTTATTACCGGAAGATGTTTATATAAAAGAAGTTATTCCTGAGCATTTTATTTTGAATAAACCAAAGGATATTGTAAGTGGCGATTTTTACTGGTTAAAACAAATAAAAAATATGCTAATAATTACTGTAGCCGATTGTACAGGACACGGAGTACCGGGCGCATTTATGAGTATGCTTGGTGTTTCATTTCTTAATGAAATTGTAAAAGACAAAAATATTATCAGTGCCAGTCAAGCTCTAAATCGGTTAAATGAAAGTGTGAAAAAGGCACTACACCAAACCGGCAAAGATGATGAAGCAAGAGACGGAATGGATATTGCATTATGTGTAATTAACAAAGATACTTTAGAATTAGAATTTTCAGGAGCTTATAATCCTGTTTATATTGTTAGGAATAAAGAATTAATACAATTAAAAGGCGATAAAAGACCAATTGGAATACATTTAAAACGTGATATTGTTTTTACCGATAAACAATTACAATTACAAAAAGGAGATTTAATATACATCTTTTCAGACGGATATATTGACCAATTTGGTGGTGAAAAGGGTACTAAGTTCAAAGCTACCCCTTTCAAAAAATTATTAGTCAATATTTATGATAAAACAATGGATGAACAAAAAGAAATCCTGAACAATACAATAGAAGAATGGAAAGGAAATTACGAACAAATTGACGATATTTTAATAATGGGTATAAAAATCTGAAAAATCATAACTCAATAATTTGTTGATGTTATTAAAATTTTTAAAACTGAATGCAGAAATAATTTTATAATCCCTACTTTATCGGCAGACAGGTGTGGCATTCAATAATTTTATGATAAATCAAATTATATTCCTTGTTTTACTTCCTGAAATACTATATATTTATAAAAAGAAACAATATTTCAAAATTTATAATTTTTAAAATTGAGTTACATAAAAGAAAATAATATTAGGTTCTTAGTTTTAGGAATGTTATTGTTATTTTACAACATTACATTAAGCCAATCCTATAAAGATTCATTACAAACACAATTAAAATCTGCAACTGATGAAAACAAAATAGAGATTCTTTTGGAATTATCTATAGAAACTGCTTCCGATTCCATGCCTGAAGCATTAAATTATGGCAAACAAGCTCTACAATTAGCTAATAATATTAAAAATGACAGCCTTATTGCTAAATCTTATAATATAATAGGACATTGTTATTCAACAGAACATGATTCTACACATGCCATTGAATATTTTAATAAAGCAATTTCTATTGCTAAAGATATTTCTAATAAAAAATTATTAGTATTGGCATTATTTAATAAAGCTAATTTGTTGAATAATCAAGGTTATTATTTAGAAGCTATGTCTGATTTTACTAAAGCACTGGAAATAGCTGAAAAAAACAAATATTACGAATTACTTTCAAAGATATAC is a genomic window of Bacteroidales bacterium containing:
- a CDS encoding HigA family addiction module antidote protein; this translates as MSNNNITPFEATHPGILLQDELKARNIKQRELAYELGVLPTFLNEIIKGKRSITADFAVLLEKVLEIPADYWLRFQTQHDIDKARIKEKNVRKIELIEIWNIIKEYVPVKSFKKLGYLHSSSEIETNIKTIMKIYDTRNIKGLINVFGTRKKLLFYRKSKKLNLDKVNMIGWNILAEYEAKQINISKFKKENLNNLKKELQIIFFKNQNVKVRTKEKLAEYGIKLLYLQKFDKTPIDGYSFWSDKNPAIALTLRHKRIDNFAFTIFHEIGHIELHIESQKERKFIDLYGSKVENELESQADKYAQESLISEEQWNDLVNNYIPPNDNKIRDFGEKHKINPAIILGRICWEKNDYTIRSNIDKSVN
- a CDS encoding thymidine kinase; translated protein: MFLESTPKGANRRGWIEVIAGSMFSGKTEELIRRLKRAEFAKQKVEIFKPQIDTRYSEEEVVSHDENTIRSTPVTNSGNILLLTSDIEVVGIDEAQFFDVRLIEVCNELANRGIRVIVAGLDMDFKGQPFGPIPGLFATAEYITKVHAICVKCGDLAQFSHRLTDTDKLVLLGEKDIYEPLCRGCYIDATKK
- a CDS encoding tetratricopeptide repeat protein; amino-acid sequence: MKKQIAKYFFSYVFILMFCCSYANTQTIIDSLENILKFATKNEKTEILNKLSFEYSSISFKKSFDYGNEALELAKKTGNKLEHGNALYNLGDAYYYQSNYNKALKYYQKSLLIFQETDNKEKIAILLNSIGLINFYLGKYDEAIKYFNKSLKINEEINNKQGIAMCLQNIAMVYVDWKNYEKALEYYKEALEINYELDKKSRIAALLQNIGIIYTKYDNYDKTIEYYQKSYEIFEKIDDKQGIACVLNNIGEVYKAWNKNEIALNYFQKSLALFEELGFKYGITANFYNIGEIYLGCRKYKLALEYFDKSLNTAKSIHLKEYIFDNYNIFSETYFAMGNYKKALEYYKKYTTLKDSVFSEETHKQIIEIQTKYETDKKKKEIEILNKEKELHKVKIARQNIIIYAVIAGLFLLSILALLIYNRYRYKQKANKLLTRQNNEIKSQRDKIAVQQKNITDSIQYASRIQNALLPEDVYIKEVIPEHFILNKPKDIVSGDFYWLKQIKNMLIITVADCTGHGVPGAFMSMLGVSFLNEIVKDKNIISASQALNRLNESVKKALHQTGKDDEARDGMDIALCVINKDTLELEFSGAYNPVYIVRNKELIQLKGDKRPIGIHLKRDIVFTDKQLQLQKGDLIYIFSDGYIDQFGGEKGTKFKATPFKKLLVNIYDKTMDEQKEILNNTIEEWKGNYEQIDDILIMGIKI